The following proteins are co-located in the Pan troglodytes isolate AG18354 chromosome 5, NHGRI_mPanTro3-v2.0_pri, whole genome shotgun sequence genome:
- the MANEA gene encoding glycoprotein endo-alpha-1,2-mannosidase, whose protein sequence is MAKFRRRTCIILALFILFIFSLMMGLKMLRPNTATFGAPFGLDLLPELHQRTIHLGKNFDFQKSDRINSETNTKNLKSVEITMKPSKASELNLDELPLLNNYLHVFYYSWYGNPQFDGKYIHWNHPVLEHWDPRIAKNYPQGRHNPPDDIGSSFYPELGSYSSRDPSVIETHMRQMRSASIGVLALSWYPPDVNDENGEPTDNLVPTILDKAHKYNLKVTFHIEPYSNRDDQNMYKNVKYIIDKYGNHPAFYRYKTKTGNALPMFYVYDSYITKPEKWANLLTTSGSWSIRNSPYDGLFIALLVEEKHKYDILQSGFDGIYTYFATNGFTYGSSHQNWASLKLFCDKYNLIFIPSVGPGYIDTSIRPWNTQNTRNRINGKYYEIALSAALQTRPSLISITSFNEWHEGTQIEKAVPKRTSNTVYLDYRPHKPGLYLELTRKWSEKYSKERATYALDHQLPVS, encoded by the exons ATGGCAAAGTTTCGGAGAAGGACTTGCATCATTTTGgcactttttattctatttattttctctctgatgATGGGTTTAAAAATGCTGAGACCAAATACAGCTACTTTTGGAGCTCCTTTTGGACTTGACCTTCTTCCAGAACTTCATCAACGAACTATTCATTTGGGGAAAAATTTTGATTTCCAAAAGAGTGACAGAATCAACAGTGAAACAAATACcaagaatttaaaaagtgttGAAATCACTATGAAACCTTCCAAAGCCTCTGAACTTAACTTGGATGAACTACCACTGCTGAACAATTATCTACATGTATTTTATTACAGTTGGTATGGAAATCCACAATTTGATGGTAAATATATACATTGGAATCATCCAGTGTTAGAGCATTGGGACCCTAGAATAGCCAAGAATTATCCACAAGGGAGACACAACCCTCCAGATGACATTGGCTCCAGCTTTTATCCTGAATTGGGAAGTTACAGTTCTCGGGATCCTTCTGTCATAGAAACTCACATGAGACAAATGCGCTCAGCTTCAATTG GTGTACTAGCCCTCTCTTGGTACCCACCTGATGTAAATGATGAAAATGGAGAACCTACTGATAACTTGGTACCCACTATTTTGGATAAAGCTCATAAATATAACctaaag gTTACTTTTCACATAGAACCATATAGCAATCGAGATGATCAAAACATGTACAAAAATGTCAAGTATATTATAGACAA ATATGGAAATCATCCGGCCTTTTACAGGTACAAGACGAAGACTGGCAATGCTCTTCCTATGTTTTATGTCTATGATTCCTATATTACCAAGCCTGAAAAATGGGCCAATCTGTTAACCACCTCAGGGTCTTGGAGTATTCGCAATTCTCCTTATGATGGATTGTTTATTGCCCTTCTGGTAGAAGAAAAACATAAGTATGATATTCTTCAAAGTGGTTTTGATGGAATTTACACATATTTTGCCACAAATGGCTTTACTTATGGCTCATCACATCAGAATTGGGCTagcctaaaattattttgtgataaATACAACTTAATATTTATCCCAAGTGTGGGCCCAGGATACATAGATACCAGCATCCGTCCATGGAACACGCAAAACACTCGGAACCGAATCAATGGGAAGTATTATGAAATTGCTCTGAGTGCTGCGCTTCAGACACGCCCCAGCTTAATTTCTATCACCTCTTTTAATGAGTGGCATGAAGGAACTCAGATTGAAAAAGCTGTTCCCAAAAGAACCAGTAATACAGTGTACCTAGATTACCGTCCTCATAAACCAGGTCTTTACCTAGAACTGACTCGCAAGTGGTCTGAAAAATACAGTAAGGAAAGAGCAACTTATGCATTAGATCACCAGCTGCCTGTTTCTTAA